One stretch of Natronolimnobius baerhuensis DNA includes these proteins:
- a CDS encoding PAS domain S-box protein encodes MSDADEPWKTAHTSDTDTNTGTDPSDAGDETVSPLEPYDSDDFFRRLVGNTSEGVLTIDEHSTIVFANPAIKDILGYEPAELVGSSKLSLIPERLRAAHAAGLEKYLRTGNKHINWGGIELPALHKDGHEVPVLVSLKEHPDTEEKRLFTGLFRDLSDQKLRERRFEAVFNNTYQFTGLLEPDGTLIEANDTALSFGGLKREEIVGTPLWEVIWFQSNERAREIARKGVEKAANGGFIHDEIRVQGEERSAIIDFSIRPVTDHHGTIRWLLPEGRDITSLKKREQHLQVLHRLLRHNLRNDLTAIGGFAETLERELEGKQLEYAAEIVATVEELSELNETAKKLADAALESEFDQEPVQLWPVLATVVERLQDEYPHSQIVLPEPVHLQVAADERLATVFQEVLENAIEHTETAEPVVELEIDDTTPVSIHITDNGPGIPETEQTGVFNEQPVTQLDHGSGLGLWLVELILDDYDGTLSYTDSPGHGARVTISLPRGGETG; translated from the coding sequence GTGTCAGATGCCGACGAGCCGTGGAAAACGGCTCACACTTCCGACACGGACACCAACACCGGCACTGACCCCTCCGATGCCGGCGACGAAACCGTGTCACCACTCGAGCCCTACGACAGCGATGACTTCTTTCGACGACTCGTCGGAAACACCTCCGAGGGCGTCCTGACAATCGACGAACATAGTACGATTGTATTCGCAAATCCAGCAATCAAAGACATTCTCGGGTATGAACCCGCGGAACTGGTCGGCAGTTCGAAGCTGAGCCTGATTCCAGAGCGACTCCGCGCGGCTCACGCCGCCGGCCTCGAGAAGTATCTTCGAACAGGAAATAAGCATATCAACTGGGGTGGGATCGAACTGCCCGCATTGCACAAAGACGGCCACGAAGTGCCCGTTCTGGTGAGTCTCAAAGAGCACCCAGATACCGAAGAAAAACGCCTCTTTACCGGCCTCTTTCGCGATCTCTCCGATCAGAAACTCCGCGAACGACGCTTTGAAGCCGTCTTCAACAACACCTACCAGTTCACCGGCCTGCTCGAACCCGATGGCACGCTGATCGAGGCCAACGACACGGCGCTGTCGTTTGGCGGCCTCAAGCGCGAAGAAATCGTCGGCACACCGCTGTGGGAGGTAATCTGGTTCCAGTCGAACGAACGGGCGCGAGAAATTGCCCGTAAGGGCGTCGAAAAGGCCGCAAACGGCGGCTTTATCCACGATGAAATCCGCGTACAGGGAGAAGAGCGGTCCGCGATCATCGACTTTTCGATCCGGCCGGTAACAGACCATCACGGCACGATTCGCTGGCTCCTTCCGGAGGGACGCGATATTACCAGCCTCAAAAAGCGCGAGCAACATTTGCAAGTGCTCCATCGCCTACTGCGGCACAACCTCCGAAACGATCTCACCGCAATCGGTGGCTTCGCTGAAACCCTCGAGCGTGAACTCGAGGGCAAACAGCTCGAGTACGCAGCCGAAATCGTCGCCACCGTCGAGGAACTGTCCGAACTGAACGAGACAGCGAAGAAACTCGCCGACGCGGCGCTCGAAAGCGAGTTTGACCAGGAGCCAGTCCAACTGTGGCCGGTCCTTGCGACCGTCGTCGAGCGACTACAGGACGAGTACCCACACAGTCAGATTGTCCTGCCTGAACCAGTGCACCTGCAGGTCGCTGCCGACGAGCGACTCGCGACCGTCTTTCAGGAGGTCCTCGAGAACGCGATTGAACATACGGAGACAGCAGAGCCGGTCGTCGAACTCGAGATTGACGATACAACGCCGGTTTCCATCCACATCACCGACAACGGGCCGGGAATACCCGAAACGGAACAGACCGGGGTGTTCAACGAACAACCCGTGACACAACTCGACCACGGCAGCGGGCTCGGACTCTGGCTCGTCGAACTCATTTTAGACGATTACGACGGCACTCTTTCATATACGGACTCTCCCGGCCACGGCGCTCGCGTGACGATTTCGCTGCCACGCGGCGGGGAGACGGGCTAG
- the hisI gene encoding phosphoribosyl-AMP cyclohydrolase, translating to MDDAVAVDFGEKGLVPAVAQDAQSGEVLMLAYVSPEAVERTRETGRAHYYSRSRDELWEKGATSGHTQAVEEIRVDCDADTLLYIVEQDGGACHTGHRSCFYRTLEGENVGEKVFDPDAVYDDE from the coding sequence ATGGACGACGCTGTTGCAGTCGATTTCGGCGAGAAGGGACTCGTTCCCGCCGTTGCCCAGGACGCCCAGTCGGGCGAAGTCCTCATGCTCGCGTACGTCTCACCCGAGGCCGTAGAGCGGACACGCGAGACTGGGCGCGCCCATTACTACTCTCGGAGTCGCGACGAACTCTGGGAGAAAGGCGCAACCAGTGGCCATACGCAGGCCGTCGAGGAGATCCGCGTCGACTGTGACGCCGACACCCTGTTGTACATCGTCGAACAGGACGGTGGGGCCTGTCACACTGGCCACCGGTCCTGTTTCTACCGAACACTCGAGGGCGAGAACGTCGGCGAGAAAGTGTTCGACCCAGACGCAGTGTACGACGACGAATGA
- a CDS encoding DUF7118 family protein, translating to MSHSAHSSATNDQSHSPLEALEAARERFEQAQQRIDEQGTATVEDAAEAYRNAATLLENYVDRATGTGRENFKAYVELEGQFATLVENLPDDLRGREAFEDALDAIDKRRLSESDFEAAHAKLEPAERYDDLLTEREDAREELENARTAAGVRLREIDDELAEHERLLELANADLDAPVERLREPIETYNEEIREAVETYRLEASAREVFALLERSRWYPFVEYEHPPDDLRAYVTDDPAGEYTIPELLEYAEYSRSKLDHYVDDADLLKRRVATQRTFLDNIDAEALLIEWPPGPAGELRRRVREYRPFVERIAGEDGVVALQNVRALIFDPEIDYDRLQTAAQAVAQLTPAERERLASGQVADELEALREERAQLEAALEVDDPI from the coding sequence ATGAGTCACTCCGCCCACTCGAGCGCCACGAACGATCAGTCACACTCACCACTCGAGGCGCTTGAGGCCGCCCGCGAGCGCTTCGAGCAGGCACAACAGCGCATCGACGAACAGGGAACTGCAACCGTCGAGGACGCGGCCGAGGCATACCGAAACGCGGCAACGTTACTTGAGAACTATGTCGACCGCGCGACCGGCACTGGCCGCGAGAACTTCAAGGCTTACGTCGAACTCGAGGGGCAGTTCGCCACGCTCGTCGAGAACCTGCCCGATGACCTGCGCGGACGCGAGGCCTTCGAAGATGCGCTCGATGCCATCGACAAACGCCGTCTCAGCGAGTCGGATTTCGAGGCGGCTCACGCAAAACTCGAGCCGGCCGAGCGCTACGACGACTTGCTCACCGAACGCGAAGACGCCCGCGAGGAACTCGAGAACGCCCGGACTGCGGCCGGAGTGCGACTCCGTGAGATCGACGACGAACTCGCAGAGCATGAACGCTTGCTCGAACTCGCGAACGCGGACCTCGATGCGCCAGTCGAACGCCTGCGCGAGCCAATCGAGACCTACAACGAGGAAATCCGCGAGGCCGTCGAAACCTATCGACTCGAGGCGTCCGCCCGGGAGGTGTTCGCCCTTCTCGAGCGCAGTCGGTGGTATCCGTTCGTCGAGTACGAACACCCGCCCGACGACCTCCGAGCGTACGTCACCGACGATCCGGCCGGCGAGTACACGATTCCAGAACTGCTCGAGTACGCCGAGTACTCCCGGTCGAAACTCGACCACTATGTCGACGATGCAGACCTGCTGAAACGCCGCGTGGCGACCCAGCGAACGTTCCTTGATAATATCGACGCCGAGGCGCTGCTGATTGAGTGGCCGCCGGGTCCGGCGGGTGAACTTCGGCGACGCGTCCGCGAATATCGCCCGTTCGTCGAGCGAATCGCCGGCGAGGACGGCGTTGTTGCACTCCAAAACGTCCGTGCGCTCATTTTCGATCCCGAGATCGACTACGACCGTCTGCAGACGGCCGCACAGGCGGTCGCCCAACTCACGCCCGCCGAACGCGAGCGACTGGCCAGCGGGCAGGTTGCCGACGAACTCGAGGCCCTGCGCGAAGAACGAGCCCAACTCGAGGCCGCACTCGAGGTGGACGACCCGATCTGA
- a CDS encoding O-acetylhomoserine aminocarboxypropyltransferase/cysteine synthase family protein, whose amino-acid sequence MSDDASDGTDESDCSERGLGTRSVHAGQSPDSETGAMAPPIYQTTSYVFDDADTAADLYALEQEGYIYSRIANPTVTTLEDRLAALEGGAGAVATASGMAALDSATLVLAEAGDNVVCSTDTYGGTTAYFSKTASRRDIETKFVPTLEYDAYAEAIDENTAFVHVETIGNPSLVTPDFERLAEIAHDNGVPLVVDNTFATPALCRPLEHGADVVWESTTKWLHGSGTTVGGVLVDGGNFDWGAHGYDEIAGPNHAYHDVDFSRDFADAPFAATVRFRSLRSLGNQQSPFDAWQTLQGLESMPLRVEKHCENASIVADYLADHDDVAWVTNPGLEAHPTHENATRYLEDYGGMVTFGLEGGYEAGKTFCEEVEVAQFLANIGDAKTLVIHPASTTHGQLTPTEREEAGVTEDLIRMSVGIESPEDILADLEQAIDAATHACREGETR is encoded by the coding sequence ATGAGCGACGACGCGAGCGACGGGACCGACGAGTCGGACTGTTCCGAGCGCGGGCTCGGGACACGAAGCGTCCACGCCGGCCAATCGCCGGACTCGGAGACGGGCGCGATGGCCCCGCCGATCTACCAGACGACCTCTTACGTTTTTGACGACGCCGACACCGCCGCGGATCTCTACGCGCTCGAGCAGGAAGGCTACATCTACTCTCGAATCGCCAACCCAACCGTGACCACGCTCGAGGATCGCCTCGCTGCCCTCGAGGGCGGCGCAGGTGCGGTCGCAACCGCAAGCGGCATGGCCGCACTCGATTCGGCAACGCTCGTCCTCGCTGAGGCGGGCGACAACGTGGTCTGTTCGACGGACACCTACGGCGGGACAACGGCGTACTTCTCGAAGACGGCCTCTCGACGGGACATCGAGACGAAATTTGTCCCGACGCTCGAGTACGACGCCTACGCCGAGGCCATCGACGAAAACACTGCGTTCGTTCACGTCGAAACGATTGGCAATCCCTCGCTCGTCACGCCTGACTTCGAGCGCCTTGCTGAGATCGCCCACGACAACGGTGTCCCGCTCGTCGTGGACAACACGTTCGCGACGCCCGCGCTCTGTCGACCGCTCGAGCACGGCGCGGACGTTGTCTGGGAGTCGACGACGAAGTGGCTCCACGGCTCCGGCACGACCGTCGGCGGCGTGCTCGTCGACGGCGGCAACTTTGACTGGGGCGCACACGGCTACGACGAAATCGCCGGTCCGAACCACGCCTACCACGACGTCGACTTCTCGCGTGACTTTGCAGACGCCCCCTTCGCCGCAACCGTTCGCTTTCGCTCGCTGCGCAGTCTGGGCAACCAGCAATCGCCCTTCGACGCCTGGCAAACCCTGCAGGGCCTCGAGTCGATGCCCCTACGCGTCGAGAAACACTGCGAGAACGCCTCTATCGTCGCCGATTACCTCGCGGACCACGACGACGTCGCCTGGGTGACGAACCCTGGACTCGAAGCCCACCCGACCCACGAGAACGCGACGCGCTACCTCGAGGATTACGGTGGAATGGTCACGTTCGGTCTCGAAGGCGGGTACGAGGCAGGCAAAACCTTCTGCGAGGAAGTCGAGGTTGCCCAGTTCCTCGCGAACATCGGCGACGCAAAGACGCTCGTGATCCACCCTGCGAGTACGACACACGGACAACTTACGCCCACGGAGCGCGAAGAAGCCGGCGTGACGGAGGACCTAATCCGGATGTCCGTCGGCATCGAATCCCCCGAAGACATCCTGGCCGATCTCGAGCAAGCTATCGACGCGGCGACGCACGCGTGTCGGGAGGGCGAGACACGATGA
- the metX gene encoding homoserine O-acetyltransferase MetX, whose product MTTQGTVDLGEFQFLSGETISSLEVAYETYGEFTGDNAVLICHALTGSSHVARRPDAGDETAGQARAWWGDVVGPGKAIDTTEYYVVCANVPGSCYGTTGPSSENPETGEPYGTDFPPVTVGDWTRAQRKLLDELGVGRLHAVIGGSVGGMNVLDWLRRYPDDIGCAGVVAAAGRLDAQVLALDTVARRAITSDPNWNGGHYYGGPEPADGLARARQIGHIMYLSKASMSRKFGRRSAGRETVHETSPDPAAAFFPYREVESYLDYQADKFVDRFDANSYLYMTRAMDDFDLSAGYEGDADALAAFEGELLLLSFTGDWHFTVEQSEALAEAAREADVNVAHHVVESDHGHDAFLVEPEKVGPPLSALLEDGLKGRLITDTDDEDDSDSFAPVHTSLFSD is encoded by the coding sequence ATGACGACCCAGGGTACAGTCGACCTTGGTGAGTTTCAGTTTCTCTCCGGGGAGACAATCTCGAGCCTCGAGGTCGCCTACGAGACCTACGGCGAGTTTACGGGCGACAATGCGGTCCTCATCTGTCACGCGCTGACGGGCAGCTCTCACGTCGCGCGCCGACCCGACGCGGGCGACGAAACTGCAGGCCAGGCCCGCGCGTGGTGGGGCGACGTCGTCGGCCCCGGGAAAGCCATCGACACCACCGAGTACTACGTCGTCTGTGCGAACGTCCCCGGCTCCTGTTACGGGACCACGGGGCCCTCGAGCGAGAACCCGGAGACGGGCGAGCCCTACGGGACGGATTTCCCGCCGGTCACCGTCGGCGACTGGACTCGCGCCCAGCGGAAACTGCTCGACGAACTCGGCGTCGGCCGGCTGCACGCCGTCATCGGCGGCAGCGTCGGCGGAATGAACGTCCTCGATTGGCTACGTCGCTATCCCGACGATATCGGCTGTGCGGGCGTCGTCGCCGCTGCTGGCCGACTTGATGCCCAGGTGCTCGCACTCGATACGGTCGCCCGGCGAGCGATCACGAGCGATCCGAACTGGAACGGCGGCCACTACTACGGCGGCCCCGAGCCCGCAGACGGCCTCGCACGCGCCCGCCAGATTGGCCACATCATGTACCTCTCGAAGGCCTCGATGAGTCGCAAGTTCGGCCGTCGCTCGGCGGGCCGCGAAACGGTGCACGAGACGTCGCCGGATCCCGCAGCCGCCTTCTTCCCCTACCGCGAAGTCGAGTCGTATCTCGACTATCAGGCCGACAAGTTCGTCGACCGATTCGACGCCAACAGCTACCTCTACATGACTCGCGCGATGGACGATTTCGACCTCTCAGCGGGCTACGAGGGCGACGCCGACGCACTGGCCGCCTTCGAGGGCGAACTCCTGCTCCTCTCGTTTACCGGCGACTGGCACTTCACCGTCGAACAGTCCGAGGCGCTCGCAGAGGCCGCCCGCGAGGCCGACGTCAACGTCGCCCACCACGTCGTCGAATCCGACCACGGCCACGACGCCTTCCTCGTCGAACCCGAAAAGGTCGGCCCGCCGCTCTCGGCACTGCTCGAGGACGGCCTCAAAGGCCGGCTCATCACCGACACCGACGATGAGGACGATTCGGATTCGTTCGCGCCGGTTCACACGAGCCTCTTTTCGGATTAG
- a CDS encoding CRISPR-associated protein Cas4, giving the protein MSRQLVAFSDLRTAAYCPRKCYYQRRQSQDDREPPPSVETIRSLSRRYDELLEADPKTLAEEPLALEPVAYQSQLETTRDRLAADGHWQRLCTLEARDALLTGRDCRGIVHKVLTEPLEPVLVSTGKPPEQGVWEPQSVQAVAAAKALGWEHETPIERAWLEYPAYGVVRSITLTTRRKARYRRALRTVREMDGPPARTSNRSKCEQCEFADECGVRTRTLRSLLGFG; this is encoded by the coding sequence ATGTCTCGTCAGTTGGTTGCGTTCAGCGACCTACGAACCGCCGCCTACTGCCCGCGAAAGTGCTACTATCAGCGCCGACAGAGTCAAGACGACCGCGAGCCGCCGCCGTCGGTCGAAACAATTCGCTCACTCTCGAGGCGCTACGACGAGTTGCTCGAGGCCGACCCCAAGACGCTCGCCGAGGAGCCACTCGCACTCGAGCCAGTCGCGTATCAGAGCCAACTCGAGACGACGCGCGACCGACTCGCCGCTGATGGCCACTGGCAGCGACTCTGCACTCTGGAGGCTCGAGACGCCCTCCTTACTGGGCGAGACTGTCGCGGTATCGTCCACAAAGTGCTCACGGAGCCACTCGAGCCGGTCCTCGTCTCGACGGGGAAGCCACCGGAGCAAGGCGTCTGGGAGCCCCAGTCGGTACAGGCCGTTGCGGCCGCGAAGGCGCTCGGCTGGGAACACGAAACGCCGATTGAACGCGCTTGGCTCGAGTACCCGGCCTACGGCGTCGTTCGCTCGATTACGCTGACGACGCGGCGGAAAGCACGGTATCGGCGGGCGCTGCGGACAGTTCGAGAGATGGACGGCCCGCCGGCTCGGACCAGCAACCGCTCGAAGTGTGAGCAGTGCGAGTTCGCAGACGAGTGTGGCGTGCGGACGCGAACGCTGCGGTCGCTGCTTGGATTCGGCTGA
- a CDS encoding conditioned medium-induced protein 4 — MNEKTEELRDIFTTVTDGEATVTQSQEDTRGSLERDDQTDEERLENVITQMRERYEFDTPLSTDELITVAESFYDDESDAEIAADLGVEPDDIFEARMSLHLVSEDDADEVDLAAIRNREEDNATLAAEYDVSEARIRRYRRVAAAEDESRTANDRYRDEFDSILADADLSAQMTTDVREDGLEDATEGMETDVDF, encoded by the coding sequence ATGAACGAAAAAACCGAGGAGCTTCGGGATATTTTCACAACTGTCACCGACGGTGAGGCAACCGTCACCCAGTCACAGGAGGATACGCGTGGATCACTCGAGCGCGACGACCAAACGGACGAGGAACGTCTCGAGAACGTGATCACGCAGATGCGAGAGCGCTACGAGTTCGACACGCCGCTGTCGACTGACGAACTCATCACTGTCGCAGAGTCGTTCTACGACGACGAAAGCGACGCAGAAATCGCAGCCGACCTCGGCGTCGAACCCGACGACATCTTCGAGGCTCGTATGTCGTTGCACCTCGTGAGCGAGGACGACGCAGACGAGGTTGATCTCGCGGCGATCCGCAACCGCGAGGAGGACAATGCGACGCTTGCGGCGGAGTACGACGTGAGCGAAGCCAGAATTCGGCGCTACCGCCGGGTCGCCGCTGCCGAAGACGAATCCCGAACGGCAAACGACCGCTACCGCGACGAGTTCGACAGCATCCTCGCGGACGCCGACCTCTCTGCACAGATGACGACCGACGTTCGTGAGGACGGCCTCGAGGACGCAACTGAAGGGATGGAAACGGACGTCGACTTCTGA
- a CDS encoding (Fe-S)-binding protein, which yields MNVLAQAEVSRETYWGISSTGFAVFYLLAAITIAVFLYGVYRRFSRYTDGDDDPFARVNDLPARVLGAAKIALSNEKQFNRDLYGGLMHAFIFWGFLTLFIATSILAIDGYVYEPIVQGNFWEGDFYLAYQFMVDAMGLLFVVGIGMAMYRRYWVRNERLWGRHTSSEDDIFIWTLFGLGVGGFLLQGLRIYATGMPEHEVVSFVGYGLGLLFGAIGLPLAGEPGVSTASGLVTAENLHWLSWWSHSLLAFFFIAWIPYAKPFHMLSSFANVVTRDEKAGKRLPNVPADLDATNADSIDDFTWKELLDQDACTKCGRCSSVCPAKASDRPLDPRDVILDLKKYRESLEAGGEEQPIIADGGTSVIDSETMESCMACMACMDACPVEIEHLQSFTRLNRQLTDQGDVSPSMQDVFQNVMQNGNTFGDSPRNRADWADDLEFDLTDAREQEVEYLWYVGDYPSYDERNKRVARSLAAILQEADVSFGILFEDEKTDGNDIRRVGEELLYVELAGHHVETWEDCDFEKIVCTDPHSYNTFKNEYPEVNFDEHADDELMPFDYDEQWNANGEVDVLHWTQAVEELVTDGALELTGTELEYTVTYHDPCHLGRYNDEYDAPRELIEATGCDLQEMPRNRADSFCCGGGGGGLWMDFEEEPKPSEERLREALEDTAAGSAVEKFVVACPMCMTMYEDGRKTGDFEDEIEIVDIAELIVEAIGQEETAGLEVTAD from the coding sequence ATGAACGTTCTGGCGCAAGCGGAAGTGTCCCGAGAAACTTACTGGGGGATCAGTTCCACCGGCTTTGCGGTGTTCTATCTCCTGGCGGCGATTACGATTGCAGTCTTTCTCTACGGCGTGTACCGCCGGTTCAGCCGCTATACCGACGGCGACGACGACCCGTTCGCTCGGGTAAACGACCTGCCGGCGCGCGTCCTCGGCGCGGCCAAAATTGCACTCTCGAACGAGAAGCAATTTAATCGCGATCTCTACGGCGGATTGATGCACGCATTCATCTTCTGGGGCTTTCTAACGCTGTTTATCGCAACCTCGATTCTCGCCATCGATGGCTACGTCTACGAACCCATCGTGCAGGGCAACTTCTGGGAGGGCGACTTCTATCTGGCCTACCAGTTCATGGTCGACGCGATGGGGCTGTTGTTCGTCGTCGGCATTGGAATGGCCATGTACCGCCGCTACTGGGTCCGAAACGAACGACTCTGGGGCCGCCACACCTCGAGCGAGGACGATATCTTCATCTGGACGCTGTTTGGCCTCGGCGTCGGCGGATTTCTCCTCCAAGGACTGCGGATCTACGCGACGGGCATGCCAGAACACGAAGTCGTCAGTTTCGTCGGCTACGGCCTCGGCTTGCTCTTTGGTGCCATCGGCCTCCCGCTCGCAGGTGAACCGGGCGTCAGCACCGCCTCGGGGCTGGTCACCGCCGAGAACCTCCACTGGCTGTCGTGGTGGTCACACTCGCTGCTTGCCTTTTTCTTTATCGCCTGGATTCCCTACGCCAAACCGTTCCACATGCTCTCGTCGTTCGCGAACGTCGTCACGCGCGACGAGAAGGCCGGCAAACGGCTGCCGAACGTCCCTGCCGATCTGGATGCGACCAACGCCGACTCCATCGACGATTTCACCTGGAAGGAACTGCTCGACCAGGACGCCTGTACCAAATGCGGGCGCTGTTCGTCGGTCTGTCCTGCCAAAGCGTCCGACCGCCCGCTCGACCCGCGTGACGTGATCCTCGACCTGAAAAAATATCGTGAATCGCTCGAGGCCGGCGGCGAGGAGCAGCCGATCATCGCGGATGGCGGCACCTCCGTGATCGATTCCGAGACGATGGAATCTTGCATGGCCTGTATGGCCTGTATGGACGCCTGCCCGGTCGAAATTGAGCACCTCCAGTCCTTTACGCGGCTCAATCGTCAGCTAACTGATCAGGGCGACGTCTCCCCGAGCATGCAGGATGTCTTCCAGAACGTGATGCAAAACGGCAACACGTTCGGCGACTCGCCGCGCAATCGGGCCGACTGGGCAGACGACCTCGAGTTCGACCTCACTGACGCTCGCGAGCAAGAAGTCGAGTACCTCTGGTACGTCGGCGACTATCCGAGCTACGACGAGCGAAACAAGCGAGTCGCCCGCTCGCTGGCGGCAATCTTGCAGGAAGCCGACGTGAGCTTCGGCATCCTCTTCGAGGACGAGAAGACTGACGGGAACGACATCCGACGGGTCGGCGAGGAACTGCTGTACGTCGAACTTGCCGGCCACCACGTCGAAACCTGGGAGGACTGCGACTTCGAGAAAATCGTCTGTACGGACCCCCACTCCTACAATACATTTAAAAACGAATATCCTGAGGTCAACTTCGACGAGCACGCCGACGACGAACTGATGCCCTTCGACTACGACGAGCAGTGGAACGCAAACGGCGAGGTCGACGTCCTCCACTGGACGCAGGCCGTCGAAGAACTCGTCACCGACGGCGCACTCGAGTTGACCGGCACCGAACTCGAGTACACCGTTACCTACCACGATCCGTGCCATCTGGGCCGGTACAACGACGAGTACGACGCCCCGCGCGAACTCATCGAAGCGACCGGCTGTGACCTCCAGGAGATGCCACGCAACCGCGCCGATTCGTTCTGCTGTGGTGGCGGCGGTGGCGGCCTCTGGATGGACTTCGAGGAAGAGCCAAAGCCGAGCGAGGAACGCCTTCGCGAAGCCCTCGAGGACACCGCGGCCGGCTCCGCAGTCGAAAAGTTCGTCGTCGCCTGCCCGATGTGCATGACGATGTACGAAGACGGCCGCAAAACCGGCGACTTCGAAGACGAGATCGAAATCGTCGATATCGCAGAGCTGATCGTCGAAGCGATTGGACAGGAGGAGACGGCGGGTCTCGAGGTCACAGCGGACTGA
- a CDS encoding ArsR/SmtB family transcription factor: protein MDRLAGRLVKRLRDGDPDEPAVVGLEGEDADQLFDALGSETSRAVLQACYEEGRTRSELADHLETSIQNVGYHVDKLESAGLLEAVETRYGENGREVTVYEPSKRAVVVAAGEPGLVERLADTLERLFAPVVIVGLLSMVVGVLARGPAPVGMLGSDDAGTAATTTTTTTVSPALAVASVTFFLGLVAVLAVDRLGVLERSRERDNRRRGPARVLCGARHRLTRLGVASSLGLAFGTFLALDLVAAGTGQYLAMAGWLAVQLAIPAGILGAVVVAYANDGLLVSWAAASAPIAGIGGYVLAGLFAHGGFDPVVVAVGLALITAVGTSLGSIAYLLGRAGAAWRGRGPPISRRVTLLVLSHPLAMVLVLAGWVRFGVYV, encoded by the coding sequence ATGGACCGACTCGCCGGCCGCCTCGTGAAGCGCCTTCGCGACGGCGACCCCGACGAACCGGCCGTCGTCGGCCTCGAGGGCGAGGACGCAGACCAGCTCTTCGACGCGCTCGGCTCGGAGACCTCACGAGCTGTCCTGCAAGCCTGCTACGAGGAAGGCCGGACGCGCTCGGAGTTGGCCGATCACCTCGAGACGAGCATTCAGAACGTCGGCTACCACGTCGACAAACTCGAGTCAGCGGGCTTGCTCGAGGCGGTCGAGACGCGCTACGGCGAGAACGGACGTGAGGTGACGGTGTACGAGCCGTCGAAACGCGCGGTCGTCGTGGCGGCGGGCGAACCCGGACTCGTCGAACGACTCGCTGACACCCTCGAGCGCCTGTTCGCGCCGGTGGTGATCGTGGGTCTGCTGTCGATGGTCGTCGGCGTGCTCGCACGCGGGCCCGCGCCGGTTGGCATGCTCGGCAGTGACGATGCTGGGACCGCGGCGACGACAACGACGACCACGACCGTCTCGCCCGCACTCGCAGTCGCCTCTGTGACATTTTTCCTCGGGCTGGTCGCCGTCCTCGCAGTGGATCGACTGGGCGTCCTCGAGCGTTCTCGCGAACGCGATAATCGGCGGCGCGGACCTGCGCGTGTGCTCTGTGGCGCTCGACACCGATTGACGCGACTGGGTGTCGCCTCGAGTCTCGGACTCGCGTTCGGGACGTTTCTCGCCCTCGATCTCGTCGCCGCCGGAACTGGACAGTATCTCGCGATGGCGGGCTGGCTGGCGGTTCAGTTGGCGATTCCAGCCGGAATTCTCGGCGCTGTCGTGGTTGCGTACGCGAACGACGGGCTCCTCGTCAGTTGGGCGGCCGCGAGCGCACCTATCGCGGGTATCGGCGGGTACGTGCTCGCTGGCTTGTTCGCTCACGGTGGCTTCGATCCTGTCGTGGTCGCCGTCGGCCTCGCTCTCATTACAGCCGTCGGCACCTCGCTCGGATCGATTGCGTATCTGCTCGGGCGCGCTGGCGCTGCGTGGCGCGGGAGAGGGCCGCCCATCTCGAGGCGGGTGACTCTCCTCGTCCTATCTCACCCGCTCGCGATGGTGCTGGTACTCGCCGGCTGGGTCCGATTTGGTGTCTACGTATGA